TTTACTCTGTGGACATGCAAAGTAAGAGATAGCACCAGGTACTCAACCTCATCGCCTTCGGCAACGGGCCGTACATTGAGATTGCCATGCTTTTGCAAGCGGAAAGTTCTACTTTCCCCGGCATCGATTATCCCCAGCATATGGTAATCATGGTACACACGCCAGGACACATTCGTCATATTCTCTACAATTAACTCCTCGTCATCCCCACCCATTGCCAGCCGAACGCGCTGCTGTAAACGCCGGAGCCATCCTCCGGAACGTTGAGGCCTCGTCTCGAGTGGCGGAGCCTCCGGGCGATCCACCTCAGTCGCAAATTCTGTAGCCATTATATTCCTCTGTCCTTTCTGCTATGAGTTGTCTATAACACTAGCCCGTCGCTATTATCTGACCAGAGTCAGCCGCTGGCTCTCAGTTTCCACCTGCGTTCCACATACTCGCCCTATACGCTCGGCCAACGATGGTTCCCATAGGAACACTCGCCGTTGTTTATCGCCTTGCCCCGCTAACAAATGTAACCCCCGGCAAACACGACTTCTTCCCAGCCATCTCACCATCAACTCGTCCGCTTGAAACACCCGCCTCCGCCTCTGAATACTTACCAATGCTGCCACAATAACAAAGAGTATTATGGCTATAAGAAATGCAAGAAGTGAGTATTGATAAGCCAACCACAAAATGAACGTTACCAGCATAAGTATCACAGTTGCTACCAGGAACACCCTGAGCAGCCTGTTCTCCAACCGGCGCGAGTAGGAGTAACGCGCCAGGCCCATCGCTAAAAGCACTTCCAGCATTGCCGTTTCCATTGATCCTGCCCCATAGGATGGGAGAATAAGCCATATTTTACGCTCGCCCAAAAAAGAGGTATGAACTTCAGGCATGTGCAGGGTGCTTTTGAATGAACAACGCAAACCTGGAGTATCGCTTTGCATATGAGCTTCATATATAATGCGCGAAAAAGTATCCTGGATGTATGCCGGCACCCGATTACTCCGTGCATTGCGGCGTAGCAGAATCCTTCGCACATGCCTGCCCTTGGCAGTATGCCGATGGCCAAGTTTTGCCCGTAGTCGCAGCCACTCTGTTTGAGGTAATGGTTGCTCGCGCAGATCAGGGCCATAATAAGCCGCGAGCCTGCTCTCCAGATCGGCTTTGTCATTATCTCTACGCGCTTCGAAATCCCGTTCGTGCATCTTTAGTCACTTCCTCTCATCTTCTAGCAAGTGCCGGAGTCGATCACGCGCACGATTCAGCCGTGACTTTACTGTACCAATCGGCCATCCTAATACCTGGGCTATATCAGCTTCGGTAAGATCGGCCCCATAGCGCAGAGCAATTACACGCCGTTGATCTGTGCTAAGTTGAATGAGCGCCTGGCGCACCTGTTCGCGCTCGGCCACCCACGCTTGCAAATCTCTTTGTTGCGAGACATTTGAACCGCCCTGATAGTGTGGATCGTCGACCTCGTCCAGGGGTAGCGGAAGCCGGTAGATATCTTGCCGCTCCATCTCGTCTAGTGCATGCCGGTAAAGAATGCGCATCAACCAGGGACGAAAAGGCTTCCCAGGCTGAAAACGCGGTAACCCGCGCCATGCCAACAAAAAAGTTCCCTGTGTAATATCTTCCGCCAGCGAACGATGATGGCAAAGCCGCAGCGCTGCTGCCATGATAACGGCATGATAAGCCTCCCACAGCAGGCGAAAAGCCTCCTGATCTCCAGATGCTGCTCTTTGAATGATCTCATCTTCACAAGGAACCACTGTCGCTCCTCTCCTCTGAATATGTACTACGCCAGAAAGCAAGCAAAAGGTTCCATGTCTTCCCATTACTTAAAAATAAATGAGAATCCTGAGAATTTGTAACTCTGGAGTTAAGAGTAGCAACTTTTTCAGAAGAAAATTCGTGCAATATATGTGGGAGAAAACTTCTTTGGAATTCTTGAGTAATTCCACCAAATATGTAGTAAGAAGTATGTATTGCTGTAACTTATAACAGCAACAGTTGAGAGCCAATTTTTCCCCTTGAAAAGGCGGGGTCCTTTTCGATACGTTATTAGACGATTTCAAACACCATTTTCTCTAGGGAAGCAGCAGCCCTTTTTATTCGATAAAGAAAGATGTTTCAGATGCAAATCCAGGAAATCCAGGAACCAAATAGAGCGCCATATGCCGAAATCCCGGATGGTGTGCTGGCTCAACAGGCACTTGCAGGAGATCAATGGGCATTCGAAACGCTCGTACACCGCTACAGCACTCCGCTCTTCAACTTTATTTGTCACTTACTGGGGGATTATGACCTGGCCTGTGATGTGCTACAACAGGTTTTCCTCCAGCTCTTTATTTCCCTCTCCACACTGCACAAGGATAAACCGCTGAAGTCCTGGCTGTTTCAGGTTGCGCGCAATCGCTGCCTGGACGAACTTCGCCGCAAACGCGTCGTTCATTTCTCGGAGCTAGAAATTGGCGGTGATGACGAAGAACCAGCTCTGGCTGCATTGCCCGATAACGGTCCTTTACCGGAAGAGTTGGTAGAACATCGCGACATGCAGCGCCTCTTGCAACGAGCTATCCAGGGATTACCTCCACGTTTCCGCTCGGTCGTTATATTGCGCTATACCGCCCAGCTCAGTTTTTCTGAAATCGGCCAGTCATTAGGAATGCCGGAAGCAACTGCAAAAACATATTTTCAACGTGCCAAGCCATTGCTCCGGGCGGCACTGGCGACACAACTTCAAGCCACTGCATCTTATTGACCGCGCATATTGTAGAGCTAAAAAGGAGTTTGCGAATGGGCAAACTCCTTTCAATGCTAGCTTACTCCTGCATCTCTTGTTACGGGCACAGGCGGAAATTGTAACTGGTAGAGGGCATTTTTGAGCAGAGCCAACAATGTATTGGTCGTCTCCTCATAGAGATCAGGAGCCGTTTCGATACGCTCTTCCAGTAAAGCGACACAGCGCTGGTACATGCGTACCAGGTAACCCGGATCACCCTCTCGCGAAGTTATTACCGCACGAGCCCCATTGAGCGCTGCTTCGTAAAACTGGTTGGCGCGGGCATAACAATCGCTGGCATAATCCTGCTCGCTGGCAGCGCGACCGAGTTCTTCGGCAACCGTTCCGGCAGCGAAGAAGAGTTCGGCCCGACTGATGGGGTTTCGCGAACCTCCGGCAAGGCTACCTGATAAGTCAGGGAAATGCGGCAGATATGCTGAGCGATACGCTATACTTCGCACATCCATCATCAATGCATTGTGCAAATGCGTTCCTGAAGCATCCTCCCATAAAAATGTGCTAAAAGATTCCTGGCAGAGGTAAGATGCTATTGCTCTATTGCGATTGGCCGTATCCTGATATCCATCCAATCGAGCGGCAGCTGCCCGCTCTACGTACACACGTATCATATACGCCAGGGCAACGAAGACACTGGTATCAAGCTCAATAGATGAGGCATCAGCATCCTTTAAATGCTCCTCATAGCGCATAAGTACCTGCCGGCACTGCTCCTCCGCATCTTGTAGCAAGGAGGTGAGCGTGGAAAAAGTGCGCTTGCTATCCTGGTCTTTCTGCGCTTTAGAAAGCCCTCTGCGCCAGGCATAGAAGTCCAGCTGGACCAGCGCTAGAGTCAGCCCAACTTTTGCCTCTTCCTTGTAATCACCGCTTACCTGGTAGACACTCTTACTCTGGATCAGAAAGCTGATAGCGCGCTGGTACTGTCGTTCAATCTCTTCCATAGTGAAACGGGGGTGAGAAGCATCCGCAAGCATTACCTCTTGCTGCAAGAGTTCATAGGTGCAATAGCCTAATCCCCAATAGAGCATGCCGGCGCTATTCATATCATGCAGGGAGTTCAGACACTCACGCGCTCGTTCGTAGCTTTCACACGCTTCGCGATAGGCTCCAAGGGCCCGGTAGGCATTGCCACAATGCAGTTCGATTTTAAAAAGCATTGCAGAAGATGTCCCATTCATCGAGTTTTTTTGCAGGCTATGTAATGCTCGTATGTAGTAATTTAATGCCGTTTGGTAAGCCTCAGCCAGGTAATAGTTGTTACCAAGTTCATCGAGGATTGCTGGATAGTGGCGTGCCGGAGCAAGCATGAGCGCGCGTTCAAAAGCATACAGTGCCGTCGAGAGATTATTATTCTGCTGGGCTATCAGTCCTAACAGAAAATAGTAGCGGGCTTGCCGTGCGGGTGGCAACAATGCAATAGCCTCGGGAGATAGCATTGGTAACTGTTCATAGTGAACCGGGAACGTATTGAACTCGGTATGGTCAAGCATGGTATCGAGCAGGACCAGCTCATCATCCTGAATCATGTGACCGGTAGCGGCTGTCAGACCCAGATCATTCATCGTGGATAATGTTCCCGAAGACTCAGGCTGCACAAAAAGAGTAGTAAAGTAGTCCTCAGACTGCTCCAGTCGCTGCGCAAAAAATTTGAGCGCATCCGGGGAGGGCACTATTTTATTCCGTTCTACAGCACTGACATAGGACTTTGAGAACCGGTCTCCTCCCAGTTCAGTTTGTGTCAGGTTACGCTGCCGGCGTGCCTGTCGAATATACTCCCCAATACCCTCTGTCATCTCTTTAACCTCCCGGGGCCACGAAACGTCCTCATGATGCAAGCATTGGCCCCTCTTTATTTATAAAAATCTGTCTCCCTCAGAAAACATCAGTTGTATTTTACCTTATTTTTTGTAACTGTTCAATAAAAAATAGCCCTTTTTCCTTGGAAGTTCATTAGAATTCTGGAGAAATGTCGAAAATTCCATGAAACGCTTCCTCATCCTTAATCGTATTAACGGTAGTAACCCTACATTCTGGCAGAGAGCACATCATTCCGTTGAAGCAAAGCAGGCATGCTCACCAGTACTCTTATTTACATTACAACTGGCCTTTTTTCCTTTGCCTGTTATGCTTGAAGGGATTCAAGTATAGATAAAGGACACTCTTATGAAACAACCCGAGCAGGCACAAGCTCGCCGCATATATATTCCCGCCGTCGCAATACAGCGGGCTACCTATCGCAAATCCTGGGGCAAAATTCCGGTGGCTACTATGGATGCCCCTGACCAAATTTGCGGCCTGGCACAACGCGTGGGCTATACCGGCAAATCAGACAACGACCTGGCTATTTACCGGCTCAAGGTGAGGATTGGTCAATCCGCTCCCGTCTTCACCATCCCAGGCTTCTTCGTGATTGAGGAGGGCATATTTGAGGACTACGATCTCTGGCTTGCAAATCACGAACTAAAGTAGCATCTCGTTTCCCGCCCGCAGGTAAAGATGAAAAATGGCGAAATAGCTCAATAAGGGCAGAACACCTTATGGCTTCTGTAACTGCCCTTTTGAGAGCCATTCGCCTTTACTTCGCCCTACCTGCTGAACGTCTCAAGGGCCTGGTTCCAGCTTCACCTTTGCCCTGCTAGCCTGAGCCTGACCCCCTAGATAAGGGAGTTGAACAGGCAAGACTGTTTTAATGAAATCTGGAACGGAAGGTGGAGTGAGTACCGGCTTCTTCTGGCGCTTCTCCTCGTACTTACGCACGCCCGCTTCCTTACCCATGGCAATTACCTTCTTATATATCCTGGTATATTTATTAGCCATGGCACGCACCGAAAAATTCTTCTCGATGTATGCACGCGTCTCATCGCGATTAATGTCATCAATACGCGGGATGAACCGTGCCATCTCTTCTACGTCATGCACCAGGAAACCGGTTTTGCGATGCGCCACAATCTCTGGCGCGGCTCCCCGCGGGAACGAAATGACGGGACAGCCCAGCGCCATGGACTCAATCATGACCATCCCAAAGGGTTCGTTCCACTCGATAGGATTGAGAAATCCCCGTGCCTGGCTCAAGAGGCGAATCTTTTGCTCCATATTTACCGGCCCAATATATTTGACCTGTTCGTCATCAATATGGGGCTTGATCAACTCTTCAAAGTAGTTAATCGACTCGGGTAAATGACGATCTACGATACCTGCGAGAGTAAGCGGTACTCCCGCTTTGCGCGCAGCCTCGATTGCCAGGTGCGGACCCTTCTCAGGCATGAAGCGGCCCAACCACACAAAAAAATCGCCTCGCGGTACATCTAACGGGCGAAATGTCTCCATCGGTATGCCATGGTGTACGACTCCCACAAAATTCAGGTTATGGGGCACCTCCTCCATGGCACTTTCACTAATCGCGACCACCGGCACAAATGGAGCCCACTCCATATAATATTTATCCGCTTCACCTGTCCATTCTCGCACACGATCAAACGGGAAACAGCTGTGCAGCGTCGTTACATGAGGTGTCTCTAGATGAGCCGAAAGCGGAAAAATGTACATATCCGAACTTGAGGAAAGATGGGTATGTACAATATCAAAATCGGAATCCTTGACTTGCTCAAAAGACTTGTACAGGTGGTAAAAAGGCTTCAGGTGCGCAGCCCATGGTATTCCCTCATCAATCAATGATTTCGGGAAAAATGACACTTGCTTTGCCGAGGTTCTGGCATCGCCCGGCGCAAATAACGTGACATCATGCCCCTGCGCCACCTGCTCCTCTACCAGATTATAAATCACAATCTCCGTCCCACCATAGTTCTTCGGCGGAATAGCTATCCAGGGGGGAGCTATGTGAGCTATTTTCATTCTGCATCCTTTCATGCTGGTATCTCAGCCCCTGCACACGGTCTACCTCGTTCATAACCTCATACCCGGCAGAAGCCTTGATACCATAACATCACCACTTTCCATCATCCATCTCCCCTTCTCTCTTGTGTCTCACACGGACACGTAGAAGACTCTCTCTATCTTCCCACCGCAATCATAACCCAAATAGTATTGTTTGTCAAGTACTTGACCGAAGAGATTGAATTTTTCATGGATTTTTTATATTCTTAATCTATTTCTAAGCTTAGCACTTTTTCGTCTCTTCTACTGCTCTAGCAAGAGTCAATGGAAGCCTATAGAACACCGGCAGCCTGGTATTTTATAAGGGTCTCCGTTTCCCTCAACCATAACGAGGAACTTCAATCATGTAGCAGTTGAAATACAAAAGGCTCCGATTTTCAGTTTTACCTGTACGGAGCCTTTTGTACGGAATCAGAGAAGGAGAAGGAAAAAGATTTGCTCTAGTTTTAATATTCCTTTCGAAAAGGGATTTTGAGATAAATAAAATAATATCCGCTCCACTTATTGCCTGGCGAGATAATGCCAGTCATACAATGTAGAGCGGCATTGTACGTGACGTTTTTAACGCCATTCCCCCCGTACAATCCAATACAAACAGTAATACGTCAAAGGATTTTTCATGGATTACTTGCACCTTCAGATTGCATTGCTATTAGTTCTTCCAGAAGTGCTTTTCAGCACCCATTGAACCTGGTGAGACCGCCTGGCAAGTTAAGGTGGGGGAAACGCTTTGCCTTCCATCTGCTCAAACGCAAAGCGCAGAGAACGCGGAACAGGATGCGGACGACCGTTGAGATAATTACACCAGACCATGACCGATTTACCTGCCGCAAAGATGCGTTCGTGTTCGGTCATATCGCGTATCTGGTGTTCCATTGTGAAGCTGGTGCGCCCTACCCGCACCACACGGACACCGACTTCGACACGATCAGAACGGATCAAGGGCAGTTCATACGTGCAAGAAATCTCTTTGACCAGCAGACCGTAATGGCTTCCATTGGGCCGCGTTTGAATGCGAGGATTATGCGGTGGATGCGAAACAATGCCTTCGACCTCCTGATGCTCCTCACGGGAGGGCCATTCATTCAGCCAGGTTTCGAGCTGGTTGAAATAATAGCTTCTGGCCTCCTCGAAATAGGTAAAGTAGACGGTATTGTTCACATGCGCCAGGGGATCAAGGTCCCGGAAGCGGATTTGTACTGGATACCAGCACGGAAAGGAATCATCCATAGTTCTTTCTTACCCTTTCATCCTCATTCGTACTTCATATTACCAGAAGCAATGGGCGCAAAACAAGAGACCTTTCACAATAAAAATTGACCCATCCAGGTTTTTATCATTACCCGGCCCATCAATCTGTTACAATAGAAGCAGAGGCCGGTCCCAAAATGATCTAATCGCAGCCTGATCTCGTATTATTAGATAGGGAGTGTAAAAAAACTGCTATGCAGAGTTTTTCGGATGCTGATATCAGAGACGAACCAAGTGATGAAGCGCTGCTTAATGCGATTGCCGGGGGAGCTGCATGGGCCATGGAATTGCTGTACCAGCGCTATAGCCGCATCCTCTACTCGCTTGCCTATCGCATGGTAGCGGATCACCAGGTAGCCGAAGACCTGCTACAAGACGCATTTATAGCCGTGTGGAAACGGGCCACCTCCTTTTCTCCCCAGGCGGGAGGAGCACGCAGCTGGCTGATCTCTATCCTCCATCACCGCACGATTGATTACCTGCGCAAAGTACGCCGCCGCTCAGTCTTACACGAAGCCCCGTTGCAAGAAGTTGAATTCGAAGAAACAGTTGTATTTCCCGATGTCTGGGATGAAGCATGGCGGAACGTCCAGAGTTCGCAGGTACGAGCGGCTCTCATGAAGATTGCCCCCGAACAACGCCTGGTAATCGAACTGGCCTACTTTCAAGGATGGACACATGTTGAAATTGCCGAGGGTACGCAAGTGCCTCTCGGTACGGTCAAGGCCCGCATGCGTCTTGGTCTCCACCACCTCAAGCGCATTCTTAAGAAGGAGGGCATGGATGAGGTCTAAGCATCTTTCTCAAACCAGGTGCAATTTGCACCCATTTATGGCTGGCTCCCCTTATCAGGCCTGTCAACCACCGGTTCGGGCATACCGGGAATCTTAAAAACCAGGCGTACAGAGCCAAATTGCACGACATCGCCATGTTGCAACGGTTCCGGCTTCAGCGGAATTAGAGGTGTTTCACCAAGCCGCGTCTTGTTGCGGCTCTTCAAGTCCTCGATATGAAAGGCTGTCTTCTCGTAACGTATACGCGCGTGCTGCCGCGAGACTGTCATACGAGGATCGACAGGTGTAAGATCGATTTCAGGTTTCAGGCCGCGCTTCGGGTCAACGCGCCCGACGATCACATACTTATCCTTAATGGCGAAGCGCTGTATATCTTTCCCATCTTTCTCCAGGCATAAATATGCATACACTCCCTCTTCCGCTGGCACAAGCTGTACACCATCCACAGCAGTAGGTACATCTGTTACCGTATCATCGATCACCGTATCGCTTAAGGAAATATCCCCTGTATCTCGAACCGTCGTCATTTCACCCGTTATATGGGCACCCCCAGGCTGATCACCTGCAAGCGAGCGTTGTGGAAGAGGCAAGGCCTCTAAAGCCGTAAGCAGTGCGGTGGCATTCGGGAAGCGCTGAGCCGGGTCCTTCGCCATAGCCCGGTCGATCACAGCTTGCAGTGCCGCGGGCGTATTGGGACGGAACTGTTCCAGGCGAGGAACAGGAGCGCTGCTCTGTAACGCGGCCGTCTCAGCAGGTGTATGCCCGACAAAAGGGGCCCGGCCCGTCACCAGTTCAAATAAAATCAACCCGAGTTGATAGACATCCGTCCAGGGGCCAACTGGCCCCTGCTGCAAAGATTCAGGCGCCAGATAGCGAGGGTCTAGATTCCAGAGATCATCCGCCTGCTGGCTATGAATATAGCCGAGTTGCGTCATTAATAAACGCAGCCCGACATCGTCTAATTGTACGCGATCCGCGCCATCTACAGTGTCTACCGTTACCAGCTGCGGGCGCAGGTCTGTATCTATTATTCCTTCTGCCTGTAAAGCAAATAGTCCCTGCGCCATCTGCTGCGCGATATCCACCGCGCGCCGCAAATTTAATGCTTCGTCCTCGAGTATGCTGCGCAGCGTCACTCCGCGCGGTGGATCGGTCGCGATGAATGCGCGGGAGCCATCTATCCCCCAATCGTAGACATGGATCACATGCGGGGACTCTACCTGGCGCCTTCGTTCCAGCGGTTGGAGCAGCTGTTGCGCAACCTCCGCTCCTATAGTTGGTGGCACTTCCAGCACCAGCAACCCCACCACATCACTCGTATTGCGATTATAGGCGCTATACATCGAAAGAATAGAGCCGCTCGCGAGAACCTGTCCTACCCGATAGATACCTCCGATCAAACGGGAATCGCGCTGCGCCATACCTGCCTCCTTGTGGGAAGAAGTACAACTTTCAATTGTACAAATTTTTCTTCACATAATCCTTAATAGCCTGCCAGTTGCCATTCACAGGTAATAAAATGTATTGCCCATTGTTGGATGTGGCATCCATCAACACATTTTGATTGCTTAAGCTCACACGGTGCGCACTATCTAGATTCATCTTCTGGGCAAACAGTCCCAGATCGGCCAGCGACAGATTTGTGTAGATGGCTTTTGACAGCACGTTCAATGCATTATACAGGCTAGGCCAGGTAGAAACCGACTTCACCTTTGATAGCGCGGCCTTGATGATGATCTGCTGCCGTGCCGAACGGGCAAAATCGGTCAACTCGGCCTGATTCTCAGACGTGCCCTTGCCACATACTTCCAGTGGCTCACGCGCGCGCGCATATTCAATCGCTCGGGCACCATCCATATGCTGCCAACCCTTGTTGAATTGAACCTTAATCCAGCCCGGGTCTATGCTTGCATCATCATTCCTTGGATAGCAGGCATTGAAGGAATCGGGCACATAGACATCGATTCCACCAATGGCGTCAATGAAATCCTTAAATCCTGTGAAATTGATGGTCAACCAGTATTTCACATCCAGGCCGGTAATAAGCGATATCTTTTGCGCTGCCGCATTGCCGCCCGCAACCGGATTCGCATTGTTATTGGATGCATACTCGTAGACAGAATTGATTTTACCATAATTTCCAGAGCCTTCTGGAATCTGCACCCAGAGGTCTCGCGGCACCGATACCAGCGTAGTATGACCATTATTCGGTAGCAGGCTCATCACTACCAGAGAATCTGTCAGGTATGCTCCATCATGACCGCTTCCACCATAACCCATCACCAGCAGGTTTACGCGATCACTGCCCCCCATGTAGCCTGTCTGCGTGCTGAGTGGAGATTGGGTAGAAATCGCCGAACCGAATGCCAGCACCTTTTGCAGGGTTACTGCCGCAAAGCCTATAACTATCACTAGCAGCAGTACGACAGACAGGCATCCGATCAGGCAACCTTTGCGCCTGCGCGGACGCCGGTTTGAAGCCGGACGCGCAACCGGACGTCCTGAGCTATAACTTCCAGGGCTTCTTCCCGGTGTCGCATCAGGCCTGGCCGGGGGCGAGGGAGCAGACGATTGGACAGGAGGCCACGCTTGATCCTGAACCTGTTGCTGGGGCGCTCTTAGTATGAATGGTTCTGGCTTCTGCATATTTGCACCAGGCTCAGGAGAGAGAGGCGTAAATTGATAAGGGCGACGCGAAGACCCTCTTCTACTGCTGGATGGGCCTGTACCGATCGTTTCGTCCGCGTTATTTCTATTCACAGCAGGATACCCGTTGGCTCCCTGACCCTTACCCTGAACACGCCCACATACACCACAAAACCTGGCACCCGCGGGTAACTCGGAACCACAATATTCACACTGGCTCATAAAAACTCCTTACCATGGGAGATAAAAAAGCAAGTAAACAGTAATAAAAATCCTTGAAGTATCAGATTATAGAGATCAATGTTCTATTTT
This Ktedonobacteraceae bacterium DNA region includes the following protein-coding sequences:
- a CDS encoding RNA polymerase sigma factor, whose product is MVPCEDEIIQRAASGDQEAFRLLWEAYHAVIMAAALRLCHHRSLAEDITQGTFLLAWRGLPRFQPGKPFRPWLMRILYRHALDEMERQDIYRLPLPLDEVDDPHYQGGSNVSQQRDLQAWVAEREQVRQALIQLSTDQRRVIALRYGADLTEADIAQVLGWPIGTVKSRLNRARDRLRHLLEDERK
- a CDS encoding sigma-70 family RNA polymerase sigma factor, yielding MQIQEIQEPNRAPYAEIPDGVLAQQALAGDQWAFETLVHRYSTPLFNFICHLLGDYDLACDVLQQVFLQLFISLSTLHKDKPLKSWLFQVARNRCLDELRRKRVVHFSELEIGGDDEEPALAALPDNGPLPEELVEHRDMQRLLQRAIQGLPPRFRSVVILRYTAQLSFSEIGQSLGMPEATAKTYFQRAKPLLRAALATQLQATASY
- a CDS encoding helix-turn-helix transcriptional regulator, with the protein product MTEGIGEYIRQARRQRNLTQTELGGDRFSKSYVSAVERNKIVPSPDALKFFAQRLEQSEDYFTTLFVQPESSGTLSTMNDLGLTAATGHMIQDDELVLLDTMLDHTEFNTFPVHYEQLPMLSPEAIALLPPARQARYYFLLGLIAQQNNNLSTALYAFERALMLAPARHYPAILDELGNNYYLAEAYQTALNYYIRALHSLQKNSMNGTSSAMLFKIELHCGNAYRALGAYREACESYERARECLNSLHDMNSAGMLYWGLGYCTYELLQQEVMLADASHPRFTMEEIERQYQRAISFLIQSKSVYQVSGDYKEEAKVGLTLALVQLDFYAWRRGLSKAQKDQDSKRTFSTLTSLLQDAEEQCRQVLMRYEEHLKDADASSIELDTSVFVALAYMIRVYVERAAAARLDGYQDTANRNRAIASYLCQESFSTFLWEDASGTHLHNALMMDVRSIAYRSAYLPHFPDLSGSLAGGSRNPISRAELFFAAGTVAEELGRAASEQDYASDCYARANQFYEAALNGARAVITSREGDPGYLVRMYQRCVALLEERIETAPDLYEETTNTLLALLKNALYQLQFPPVPVTRDAGVS
- a CDS encoding glycosyltransferase family 4 protein, producing MKIAHIAPPWIAIPPKNYGGTEIVIYNLVEEQVAQGHDVTLFAPGDARTSAKQVSFFPKSLIDEGIPWAAHLKPFYHLYKSFEQVKDSDFDIVHTHLSSSSDMYIFPLSAHLETPHVTTLHSCFPFDRVREWTGEADKYYMEWAPFVPVVAISESAMEEVPHNLNFVGVVHHGIPMETFRPLDVPRGDFFVWLGRFMPEKGPHLAIEAARKAGVPLTLAGIVDRHLPESINYFEELIKPHIDDEQVKYIGPVNMEQKIRLLSQARGFLNPIEWNEPFGMVMIESMALGCPVISFPRGAAPEIVAHRKTGFLVHDVEEMARFIPRIDDINRDETRAYIEKNFSVRAMANKYTRIYKKVIAMGKEAGVRKYEEKRQKKPVLTPPSVPDFIKTVLPVQLPYLGGQAQASRAKVKLEPGP
- a CDS encoding thioesterase family protein: MDDSFPCWYPVQIRFRDLDPLAHVNNTVYFTYFEEARSYYFNQLETWLNEWPSREEHQEVEGIVSHPPHNPRIQTRPNGSHYGLLVKEISCTYELPLIRSDRVEVGVRVVRVGRTSFTMEHQIRDMTEHERIFAAGKSVMVWCNYLNGRPHPVPRSLRFAFEQMEGKAFPPP
- a CDS encoding sigma-70 family RNA polymerase sigma factor; its protein translation is MQSFSDADIRDEPSDEALLNAIAGGAAWAMELLYQRYSRILYSLAYRMVADHQVAEDLLQDAFIAVWKRATSFSPQAGGARSWLISILHHRTIDYLRKVRRRSVLHEAPLQEVEFEETVVFPDVWDEAWRNVQSSQVRAALMKIAPEQRLVIELAYFQGWTHVEIAEGTQVPLGTVKARMRLGLHHLKRILKKEGMDEV
- a CDS encoding FHA domain-containing serine/threonine-protein kinase; the encoded protein is MAQRDSRLIGGIYRVGQVLASGSILSMYSAYNRNTSDVVGLLVLEVPPTIGAEVAQQLLQPLERRRQVESPHVIHVYDWGIDGSRAFIATDPPRGVTLRSILEDEALNLRRAVDIAQQMAQGLFALQAEGIIDTDLRPQLVTVDTVDGADRVQLDDVGLRLLMTQLGYIHSQQADDLWNLDPRYLAPESLQQGPVGPWTDVYQLGLILFELVTGRAPFVGHTPAETAALQSSAPVPRLEQFRPNTPAALQAVIDRAMAKDPAQRFPNATALLTALEALPLPQRSLAGDQPGGAHITGEMTTVRDTGDISLSDTVIDDTVTDVPTAVDGVQLVPAEEGVYAYLCLEKDGKDIQRFAIKDKYVIVGRVDPKRGLKPEIDLTPVDPRMTVSRQHARIRYEKTAFHIEDLKSRNKTRLGETPLIPLKPEPLQHGDVVQFGSVRLVFKIPGMPEPVVDRPDKGSQP
- a CDS encoding LCP family protein, which codes for MSQCEYCGSELPAGARFCGVCGRVQGKGQGANGYPAVNRNNADETIGTGPSSSRRGSSRRPYQFTPLSPEPGANMQKPEPFILRAPQQQVQDQAWPPVQSSAPSPPARPDATPGRSPGSYSSGRPVARPASNRRPRRRKGCLIGCLSVVLLLVIVIGFAAVTLQKVLAFGSAISTQSPLSTQTGYMGGSDRVNLLVMGYGGSGHDGAYLTDSLVVMSLLPNNGHTTLVSVPRDLWVQIPEGSGNYGKINSVYEYASNNNANPVAGGNAAAQKISLITGLDVKYWLTINFTGFKDFIDAIGGIDVYVPDSFNACYPRNDDASIDPGWIKVQFNKGWQHMDGARAIEYARAREPLEVCGKGTSENQAELTDFARSARQQIIIKAALSKVKSVSTWPSLYNALNVLSKAIYTNLSLADLGLFAQKMNLDSAHRVSLSNQNVLMDATSNNGQYILLPVNGNWQAIKDYVKKNLYN